One genomic region from Stackebrandtia nassauensis DSM 44728 encodes:
- a CDS encoding acyl-CoA thioesterase — MMARFTYRCPLRWSDLDAFGHVNNARFLTLYEEARVALFFNVAKESGMVFEEGVVIARHEIDYKRPVDYVESVRVEMWVGEISNSSFTILYEMFDEDALVSSAKSVAVMYDLEARRPRRVRAEEREYLETWQG; from the coding sequence CTGATGGCCAGATTCACCTACCGGTGCCCGCTGCGCTGGAGTGACCTCGACGCGTTCGGGCACGTCAACAACGCGCGCTTCCTCACGCTGTACGAGGAAGCGCGCGTGGCGCTGTTCTTCAACGTGGCCAAGGAAAGCGGCATGGTTTTCGAGGAGGGTGTCGTCATCGCCCGCCACGAGATCGACTACAAACGCCCGGTCGACTACGTCGAGTCCGTGCGCGTCGAGATGTGGGTCGGCGAGATCAGCAACTCGTCCTTCACGATCCTGTACGAGATGTTCGACGAGGACGCGCTGGTCAGTTCCGCCAAGTCGGTCGCGGTCATGTACGACCTGGAGGCCCGCCGCCCGCGGCGGGTCCGCGCCGAGGAACGCGAGTACCTGGAAACCTGGCAGGGCTGA
- the ettA gene encoding energy-dependent translational throttle protein EttA — protein sequence MANFIYTMEKARRAHGDKVVLDNVTLYFLPGAKIGVVGPNGAGKSSLLKIMAGLDHVSNGDAKLMPGYTVGMLQQEPPLDETKTVLGNIEAAVAETKGKLARFNEIAEQLATDYTDELMEEMGKLQEELDHSDAWDLDSKLEQAMDALRCPPGDEAVTHLSGGERRRVALCKLLLEAPDLLLLDEPTNHLDAESVLWLEQHLAAYAGTVVAITHDRYFLDHVADWILELDRGRTHPYEGNYSTYLEKKAERLAVEGRKDAKLQKRLKDELDWVRSNAKARQTKSKARLGRYEEMATAAEQTRKLDFEEIQIPPGPRLGNTVIEVENLVKGFDGRTLINDLSFSLPRNGIVGIIGPNGVGKTTLFKTIVGMEQPDSGKVRVGETVQLSYVDQSREGLEGSKTVWEVVSDGLDYLMVGKVEMPSRAYVAAFGFKGPDQQKPTKVLSGGERNRLNLALTLKQGGNVLLLDEPTNDLDVETLSSLENALLDFPGCAVVISHDRMFLDRVATHILAWEGTSEEDPKWFWFEGNFEAYEKNKIDRLGPEAAKPHRVTHRKLTRD from the coding sequence ATGGCCAACTTCATCTACACCATGGAAAAGGCGCGTCGTGCGCACGGGGACAAGGTCGTCCTCGACAATGTGACGCTGTATTTCCTGCCCGGGGCAAAGATAGGTGTCGTCGGCCCCAACGGCGCCGGTAAGTCCAGCCTGCTGAAGATCATGGCCGGACTCGACCACGTCTCCAACGGCGATGCCAAACTCATGCCCGGCTACACCGTGGGCATGCTCCAACAGGAACCGCCGCTGGACGAGACCAAGACCGTCCTGGGCAACATCGAGGCCGCCGTCGCCGAGACCAAGGGCAAGCTGGCCCGCTTCAACGAGATCGCCGAACAGCTGGCGACCGACTACACCGACGAGCTCATGGAGGAGATGGGCAAGCTCCAGGAGGAGCTGGACCACTCCGACGCCTGGGACCTGGACTCCAAACTGGAGCAGGCCATGGACGCGCTGCGCTGTCCGCCCGGCGACGAGGCCGTCACCCACCTGTCGGGTGGTGAGCGCCGCCGGGTCGCGCTGTGCAAACTGCTGCTGGAGGCCCCCGACCTGCTGCTGCTCGACGAGCCCACCAACCACCTGGACGCCGAGAGCGTGCTGTGGCTGGAGCAGCACCTGGCCGCCTACGCCGGGACCGTTGTGGCCATCACCCACGACCGGTACTTCCTGGACCACGTCGCCGACTGGATCCTGGAGCTCGACCGGGGCCGCACCCACCCCTACGAGGGCAACTACTCCACCTACCTGGAGAAGAAGGCCGAGCGGCTGGCCGTCGAGGGACGCAAGGACGCGAAGCTGCAGAAGCGCCTCAAGGACGAGCTGGACTGGGTGCGCTCCAACGCCAAGGCCCGCCAGACCAAGTCCAAGGCGCGGCTGGGCCGCTACGAGGAGATGGCCACCGCCGCCGAGCAGACCCGCAAACTCGACTTCGAGGAGATCCAGATCCCGCCGGGCCCGCGACTGGGCAACACCGTCATCGAGGTCGAGAACCTCGTCAAGGGCTTCGACGGCCGGACCCTCATCAACGACCTGAGCTTCTCGTTGCCGCGCAACGGCATCGTCGGCATCATCGGTCCCAACGGCGTCGGCAAGACCACGCTGTTCAAGACCATCGTGGGCATGGAACAGCCCGACTCCGGCAAGGTCCGGGTCGGCGAGACCGTCCAGCTGTCCTATGTCGACCAGTCGCGTGAGGGCCTCGAGGGCTCCAAGACCGTGTGGGAGGTCGTCTCCGACGGCCTGGACTACCTGATGGTCGGCAAGGTCGAGATGCCCTCGCGCGCCTACGTCGCCGCCTTCGGCTTCAAGGGCCCCGACCAGCAGAAGCCCACCAAGGTGCTGTCCGGCGGCGAGCGCAACCGGCTCAACCTGGCGCTGACCCTCAAGCAGGGCGGCAACGTGCTGCTGCTGGACGAGCCGACGAACGACCTCGACGTCGAGACCCTGTCCTCACTGGAGAACGCGCTGCTGGACTTCCCCGGCTGCGCCGTGGTCATCTCCCACGACCGGATGTTCCTCGACCGGGTCGCCACCCACATCCTCGCGTGGGAGGGCACCTCCGAGGAGGACCCGAAGTGGTTCTGGTTCGAGGGCAACTTCGAGGCCTACGAGAAGAACAAGATCGACCGGCTCGGCCCCGAGGCCGCCAAGCCGCACCGGGTCACCCACCGGAAGCTGACGCGCGACTGA
- a CDS encoding alpha,alpha-trehalose-phosphate synthase (UDP-forming): MSGSEGSAFVVVANRLPVDRIVAEDGRTTEWRRSPGGLVTALQPVLQAAEKGTWIGWSGDSSHIDPFTLDDMRLHPIPLDDEELRNYYEGFSNASLWPLYHDAVEQPIFRRRWWTSYERVNARFAERAASVAARGAVVWVQDYQLQLVPAMLRRLRPDVRIGFFLHIPFPPVELFMQLPRRLEILHGLLGADVIGFQQPLGAQNFLRLTRHLLDMKPKGHSVMVDDREVKVESFPISIDTASVEELAASEKVTRRAKEIRAELGDPRNIILGVDRLDYTKGIEHRLKAYRELLSEGRLAVPETVMVQVATPSRERVEHYRTLRSSVEREVGRINGDFGQVGLPAIHYLHQSYDRAELAALYRVADVMVVTPLRDGMNLVAKEYVSSRPDGDGALVLSEFTGAASDLKQAYQVNPHDLDEVKAGLLRAIQAPESDRRKRMRAMRRHLRGHDVKHWARGFLTALGVPETATAYNSGKIRETFTT; encoded by the coding sequence ATGTCAGGTTCCGAGGGCAGTGCTTTTGTCGTAGTGGCCAACCGGCTGCCGGTGGACCGGATCGTCGCCGAGGACGGCCGGACCACCGAGTGGCGGCGCAGCCCGGGTGGCCTGGTCACGGCGTTGCAGCCGGTGTTGCAGGCCGCCGAGAAGGGCACCTGGATCGGCTGGTCCGGCGACTCCAGCCATATCGATCCCTTCACTTTGGACGATATGCGGCTGCACCCGATCCCCTTGGACGACGAGGAACTGCGCAACTACTACGAGGGCTTCTCCAACGCCTCGCTGTGGCCGCTGTACCACGACGCGGTGGAACAGCCGATCTTCCGGCGGCGCTGGTGGACCAGCTACGAGCGCGTCAACGCCCGGTTCGCCGAGCGGGCCGCGTCGGTGGCGGCGCGCGGCGCGGTGGTGTGGGTGCAGGACTACCAGTTGCAGCTGGTGCCCGCGATGCTGCGTCGGCTGCGGCCGGACGTGCGCATCGGGTTCTTCCTGCACATCCCGTTCCCGCCGGTGGAGTTGTTCATGCAGCTGCCGAGGCGGCTGGAGATCCTGCACGGCCTCCTTGGTGCCGACGTCATCGGTTTCCAGCAACCGCTTGGGGCCCAGAACTTCCTGCGCCTGACCCGCCACCTGCTCGACATGAAGCCCAAGGGCCATTCGGTGATGGTGGACGACCGCGAGGTGAAGGTGGAGTCGTTCCCGATCTCCATCGACACCGCCAGTGTCGAGGAACTGGCGGCCAGTGAGAAGGTGACCCGGCGCGCCAAGGAGATCCGCGCCGAGTTGGGTGATCCGCGCAACATCATCCTGGGCGTGGACCGGCTCGACTACACCAAGGGCATCGAGCACCGGCTCAAGGCGTACCGGGAGCTGCTGTCGGAGGGGCGGCTGGCGGTACCCGAGACCGTGATGGTCCAGGTCGCCACGCCCAGCCGCGAACGGGTCGAGCACTACCGCACCCTTCGCTCCAGTGTGGAGCGTGAGGTCGGACGGATCAACGGCGACTTCGGGCAGGTGGGCCTGCCGGCCATCCACTATCTGCACCAGTCCTACGATCGCGCCGAACTGGCGGCCCTGTACCGGGTCGCCGACGTCATGGTGGTGACCCCGCTGCGCGACGGCATGAACCTGGTCGCCAAGGAGTACGTGTCCTCGCGGCCCGACGGCGACGGGGCGCTGGTGCTGTCGGAGTTCACCGGCGCGGCCTCCGACCTGAAACAGGCTTACCAGGTGAATCCACATGATCTGGACGAGGTGAAGGCCGGACTGCTGCGCGCGATCCAGGCTCCGGAATCGGATCGTCGCAAGCGAATGCGTGCGATGCGCCGTCACCTGCGCGGTCATGATGTGAAACATTGGGCACGCGGTTTTCTCACCGCGCTCGGCGTGCCCGAAACGGCCACCGCGTACAATTCCGGCAAAATTCGCGAAACGTTCACGACATAA